The region TTACTTATTTACAGCAGTTAAATAATATTGAAAAAACATTTAACCAGAATAAAATAACTTTATTTTCATATTGTAAAATGTGCTACATTGTGTTACGATATATGTATGAAAGGAGAGGTTTTTATGAGTACTATTACCGTTAGGTTAAATAGGGATGAAGCTAAAGCTTTCAATGAATATGCTAAATTTAAAAATGTTCCCTTATCTACTTTGATGAAAGAAGCCCTGGAAGAAAAAATTGAAGATGAAATTGATTTAAAAGCAATCCTTGATTATGAAGAAAGGCTTAAAAATAATGAAGTTGAGTATATTTCTTTTGATGATGTAAAGAAAAAACTGGAAATGTAATATGAAATATAAAATTCTATTTGATAAAAATGCAGATAAACAACTAAAAAAAATAGATAAAACTCAACAAAGAATCATAGTTAATTGGATAATCAAGAATTTAGAAAATACTAATGATCCAAGAGTTTTTGGAAAAGCTTTGAAGGGTAATTTAAAAGATTACTGGAGATATAGGGTCGGAGATTATAGAATAATCGCTGAAATTAACGATGCTGAAGTTAAAATATTAATAATTGAGATAGGTCATAGAAAAGATATTTATAAAAAGCTCTAAGTTTAGGGCTTTTTATTTCTCTTTCTATCTTTTTTAAAAATAAATATGGTAATTAAAAAAGGTAATATTAATTAATTAAAGGATATAAAGTATTTACAGCAGTTTTCATATTAATTGTATTATTAATGATTCTTTATTTGAAATACATATCTTCCTTACAAGAAGAGATATTTAATTCAGGTGATGTCTTTTACATGATTTATATGTTTTTTATGATGGGAATATTTTTGGCATTTCCAATTGTAACTTCTTCATATTTTAAAAAAAGCAATTATATAAAACAACAGATTATTTCTTCAAAAGTTTCAAAAAAGTCTACTTTGTTAAATGATACATTTGATAAAAATGTTTTAAGGCTTTTTCAATATTATTTAACCATTGACTTCATATACTACATAGTGTAAAACTAAATTAGTTTTACATATCTTAAAGAAGATGGATTATATTTTTCTTCTTTAAATAATGGAGAAGAGACTAAAATTCACGAAGGAAAAGAATTTAGCTATCCTGTTATTTCAAAATCTGGAGATTATATAGCCTATATTAAAGAGGAAAGCCTTTATATATATAATATGCAAAATAAGAAGTATGAAAAAATAGCAGATAAAATGGATTCCTATTACGAAGTCACTGTTGCTTGTCTCGGTGGTAGTTCACATAACAATTGGGTTATTTTTACGTTTAAATTTCATATAAGGGTGATAATATGTGTACAGGTATAAAGATAAATTATGAAGATGGCTGTGTTATAGGAAGGACAATGGATTATGAAGTTCCTTTAAATTACAATGTAATCTACTTACCAAGAAATTATAATTTTTGTAATGATTTAATGGGCAATCCATTGAATACAAAATATAAGGCATTAGGGATATGCTTTGACAATCAAGATATATTGAAAGATGGTGTAAACGAACATGGATTAATAGGAATCACCAATATTTTTACAGGGTTTAATCTTTATTCTAATCAAACAAAATCAGAAAAGTTTAATATTTCTAGTTTGGATTATTTCACCTATGCACTTACAAACTACAAATCTGTAGAAGAATTAATTGAAGACTTACCAAATATTCATATTTCTACTAAAGATAATAGGGGAGAAAATGTAATATCACCAGATTTTCATTTTATGTTTGCTGATTCAACTAAAAGATGTATTGTTATTGAACCAAAAAGAGGAGAATTGATATATTTTGAAAATCCATATGATGTAATGACCAATTCACCGGGCTTTAAATCTCATGTTAGAAGACTGAATCAATTTTTAGATTTAGATAATCTTGAAGATTTTAACTCTGCTAAAAATTTACCAGGAGGTTATGATCCTATTTCTAGGTTTATTAAAGCCTTTTATCTAACTAAAATGAATATTAAACCTAATAGTTATAAGGAAGCACTTTCATATTCTTATAATATAATGGCTGCAATGACTATGCCAAATGGATTTGTTAGAAACAAAAAGTATAATCACAATACTTATACTAGATATATTTGTTCTTATGATTCAAAGCACAAACTACTAACCGTAAAATCTAATACTAATCCAACAGTTTATCAATTAGGATTTGAAGACATAGAAGAAAAGGATAAAAGACAAGCATTTTTCTTAGATACAGATTTTGTCGTAGAAAAGTTAAATAGATGAAATTACAAATGCAACGATAGACACAACCAATAAAATAATTGAATATTTTTAGGTACAAGTGGTAGGGACACTTTGGAATAAGGCATTACAATAAAATATTTAATATATATGAAGCAAGCTGGGTTACAATAGGAATACTTTTAGCTTTAGTAGCTCTAGAATACTGGGGAAATAAGTACATAGTAAAAATTATGGAAAATAAATATTAGATAATATATATACATCCTTTATTTTCATACATAATAATTCAAATGAAAAAGCAATGCTTATTTAAAATGGCATTGCTTTCGTATTTTATATGTCACAAAAATAAACTTGTTTACGTATTAGAAGTGAAGACTAGTTTTTAATTCAAAGAAGGGAGTGTAAGAATGGAAGCAAATATATTGGATGAATCTTTCTCTACCGGTGGAGAATATGAGCTTGAGTGTGCAATTGAGTTGTATGGACAACCATTGTTACGATATTGCCATAATATTCTCTGTGACTATCACAAGGCACAAGATGCGGTGCAAGAGACTTTTATAAAAGCCTATAATAAAAGAAATAGTTTTAAAAAAGGTCGTTCTTTGTCCACGTGGCTATATAGCATTGCCTATAATACTTGTATGGATATATTGAGAAAGAGAAAATTATTGTTTTTCATACCTGAATCAAATAAAAATACAGAAGATACTTCAACTGATTTCATAAGTGAGGATTTAAAAGAAGCACTTTTAAAATTAACAGGACCAGAGCGTGCCTTGATATTTAGTAGAGTTATTGATGAAAAAAGCTATAAGGAATTAGAAATGATTTATCGAGTTCCTGCTGCTACATTGAGAAAACGATATGAAAGGGTCAAAAATAAACTTATGAAAGCTTTGGAAAAAGAGAATTCTTATTATAAAAGATTGGAGGAATCTTAAATGAAATATGATAGTGATGAACAAATAATTAAAGCTAAGCTAAGTACTATCAAAACTCCTGAATATGATATTACTACGGAAGTGAATAGAAAATTGAAGCAAAAAAGTTGTATTATAAATAAGAAAAAACCTTTAAGGATAGCAATTGTAACTTGCCTTTGTCTAATGGTATCGGTTGGAGCATTGGCTGCTACTGTTCCAAGTTTTAATAAGATTATATCAAAAGTGAGTCCTGATATAGCTTCCATACTCCAACCAATTGAAATGACAAGTGAAGATAATGGAATCAAAATGGAAGTCGTTGCAGCATATAATGATGATGAAATGGCAGTGATTTATTTAACTATGCAGGACTTAATAGGAGATAGAATCGATGAATCTCTTGATTTATATAATTATACCCTATCTGAAGGGGTACTTTTTAACTCTCAAATAATTGATTATGATGAAGAAACTAAAACAGCTACATTACGTTTGCAAGCTAATGGTGGAGAAAAAATTAATGGTAAAAAATTAAGTTTTACTGTTAAGTCTTTTTTAAGTGGTTCTTTAGTATTTGATGAAGTAGAAACAGGAATTAATTTAACAGATATAGAAGATGTTAGTTCACAAACTATACCACTAAATATTGAGCATGTATCTGGTGCTAGTGGTACAATGTTTGACTCATGGGAAGAACAAGGTACAATACAGGTTTTAAAAGGAGATGAAATGAATATTTCACTTCCTCAGATTGACTTTATGCATATTTCTAATATAGGATATATTGATAATAAGCTTCATATTCAAACCAAATGGGTAGGGGATGGTATTGATGATCATGGGTACTTTTACTTTACTGATGCAGAAAATAATCAATTAGAAATTCACCCATCTACTGTTCATTTTGGAATAGATGAATTAGGAAAAACTATGGATAGGGGAGATTACATTGAATATGTATTTGATTTAGAAGGAATAGATCCTAAGGAAGTATTTCTTAAAGGCTATTTTGTATCTAATGAAAGATATACGAAAGGTAACTGGAAAACTAAATTTAAACTTCAGTCTGTAAATCCAGAAAAAGAAGCAGAATGTAATTTGGATTTTGAAACTTGGAAACTAGATTGTATTCAAGTTTCTCAAATAGGGGTTACCTTATTAGGTGTGGGAGAATATGATGAGGAAAATAGTCTGCAAGTTCAAGTTAATATGATTGATGGAACGGAACAAGAGATAGAATTATCTACTTCTTTTAGTCAAAATGAAAAAATAAGTCTTAAATACCTTTCAAATGGACCGTTAGATAGTAAAATGGTAGAATCAGTAAGTGTAAATGGAAAACTTATTAAATTTGATTAAAAAAGCATGAGGGGGATTAAAACAGTATACTTAAAACTAATTAAAATTACTTAAAAATATTGCATATTAAATGAGTTTATACTATACTTTATAGTAAGGGGTGATTATCATAAAACTTACTATAAAAGAAGCAAGTGAATATTTAGGAGTTGCAAAATCAACTCTAAGAAGATGGGAAGATGAAGGGAAGATAAAGCCTGAAAGGACAGCTGGAGGCCATAGAAGATACGATAAAAGCACACTTATTAGTTTAAAAAACAAAAAAGAAAATAAAAAACTAACCATTGGATATTGTAGAGTTTCTTCATCAGATCAAAAAGAAGATTTAGAAAGGCAAATTAAAACAGTAAGTGATTATTGTAGTGCAAGAGGATATCAATTTAAAATAATCAAAGACATAGGAAGTGGCTTAAATTACAATAAAAAAGGGTTAAAAGAACTAATAAAATTAATATGCGAAAGAGAAATTGACAGGATTGTAATTAATTATAAAGACAGATTAATAAGATTTGGATACGACATAATAGAACAAATGTGTGACTTTAATGGTGTTAAAATTGAAATAATAAATTATACAGAAGATAAAACTTATGAAGAAGAACTAGTAGAAGATGTTTTATCAATAATAACAGTATTTTCAACAAAACTATATGGCAGTAGAAGTCATAAGGCAAAAACAATTCAACAAGAAAACAAGGAACTATTCAAATAGCCGAAGGCGGTGAATGAATGTAATGATATTCAATAGAAAAATAGAAGTTATCTTTACAAAACAAGATGAATTAATTCTAGATGGACAATCTAAAATATGTAATTGGCTATACAATTATCTTTTGGAAATGACAATAAAAGATTATAAAGAAAATAATAATGACAAAAAACTCTTGACAGGAAGGAACTTAAGAAATCAAGTTCCAATACTAAAACAAGAGTTTATTTTTTTGAATACAGTACATTCATCACCACTCAAAAACACAGCAATAAGACTGAAAGAAACATACAAAAAATTTTTCAACAATGAAACAGGATATCCTAAATTCAAATCATGGAAAAAACATTGGTTTTCACTATATTATGATGAACCAAACAAAGGCTTTAAACTAATAGAAAACAAAAATTTACAAATAACCTTAGGAATAAATAAAGAAAATAAAAGAATAAAAGTAATAGGAAAACTAAAAGAAAATTTAAATTTAAGAAACACAGACAAAATAAAAAACTTCAGATTATGCAAACAACAAGGCAACAAATTCTATGCAATATTTTGTATAGAAAGAAAAGACATAGACAAAAAAGAAACAAACAAATGGATAGCAATAGACCAAAATCATAAAAACTTCTTTGTAGCCATAGACAATACTGGAGTAAGTTATGAATTTGAAAAACTGCCACAAACAAAATATTGGGACAAAGTAATAGATGAAATAAAATCAAAGAGAGATTTATGCAGCAGAAAATCAAAACTAATAGAAACAGAAACAGGGAGAAGCTATTACCTACCAAGCAAAAGATGGACAAAGCTAAACAATGCATTAGACAATGCTTACCACAAGAGACGAGAACAAATAAAGTCAAGTTGTTATAGCATTGCTAATTGGATAGCAAAAAACTATGACTATGTAGCAATAGGAGACTATACTCCTAGTCTTAATACTGCAACTTATGATAATATGCATAGAAGCATGTTAAATCAAGAAATAATAGGAGAATTTAGAAACATACTAAAATGGGTAATGGAAAGAAGCGGTAAACACTATTCAAAAGTAGACGAAAAAGATACAACTAAAAATTGTTGTATATGTGGAAATAAAGAAAAAAAAGATCCACAGATAAGAGAATTTACATGTCAAAAATGTAAAACTAAATTATCAAGAGATATAAACAGTAGTGTTAATATAGCTAAAAAAGATAAATTATTGTCTGGTTCGGACTATGTTGATTGGGATTTATACAACTCAACATATACAGCTAAATGGAATTTTAAAAAAAGTAAAATTCTATTTACTGGACATACGTTAGAGAAATCTAATATATGGATGAATTAAATCGAGAAGGTGATACTTCTTGAGCAAAATCTATTTGTATAAATATATTTTGATATATTTGAGTAGGTTTTGTAGAACGGCTATATAATAAAATTGTTTTGTAAATTTGTAAATCTAAGACAAATGATGGTCAATCTGGAAACATATTTACCTTAATATATGAAAATATTATATATTATTTGAAGAAAATAATGTTTTTACTAAAATAGATAGAACTTAAATATGTTATAATGCATTTATTGGAGATGATATAAATGCAAAAAAGATTTATAGATAAAAAAGAAGAATACAATAATTTATATAAATCCTTAGAAAAAAAGTACAATATAATTAGTAATATTAGATTTTTTGTTATGGTATTAATTATTTACTTAGGGTATAAGATTTATAATAATTTTGGGACAATGTTTTTAGCTTTGGAAATAATCCTAGTGTTTTTATTTTTAATTTTAGTAGTATATCATCAAAAGATAAGAGTAGAAAGGGAACGGGCTAAGATTTTAGAGGATATAAATGGGAGATATATATCTAGAATAGATGGAACTTGGATAGAGTTTGAAGACACAGGAAAAGAGTTTATAGATACGAGTCACGACTATTCAAATGACTTAGATATAGTAGGAGAAAACTCTATTTTTCAACTATTAAACATTAC is a window of Anaerosalibacter sp. Marseille-P3206 DNA encoding:
- the relB gene encoding type II toxin-antitoxin system RelB family antitoxin, encoding MSTITVRLNRDEAKAFNEYAKFKNVPLSTLMKEALEEKIEDEIDLKAILDYEERLKNNEVEYISFDDVKKKLEM
- a CDS encoding type II toxin-antitoxin system RelE family toxin: MKYKILFDKNADKQLKKIDKTQQRIIVNWIIKNLENTNDPRVFGKALKGNLKDYWRYRVGDYRIIAEINDAEVKILIIEIGHRKDIYKKL
- a CDS encoding linear amide C-N hydrolase, whose amino-acid sequence is MCTGIKINYEDGCVIGRTMDYEVPLNYNVIYLPRNYNFCNDLMGNPLNTKYKALGICFDNQDILKDGVNEHGLIGITNIFTGFNLYSNQTKSEKFNISSLDYFTYALTNYKSVEELIEDLPNIHISTKDNRGENVISPDFHFMFADSTKRCIVIEPKRGELIYFENPYDVMTNSPGFKSHVRRLNQFLDLDNLEDFNSAKNLPGGYDPISRFIKAFYLTKMNIKPNSYKEALSYSYNIMAAMTMPNGFVRNKKYNHNTYTRYICSYDSKHKLLTVKSNTNPTVYQLGFEDIEEKDKRQAFFLDTDFVVEKLNR
- a CDS encoding RNA polymerase sigma factor produces the protein MEANILDESFSTGGEYELECAIELYGQPLLRYCHNILCDYHKAQDAVQETFIKAYNKRNSFKKGRSLSTWLYSIAYNTCMDILRKRKLLFFIPESNKNTEDTSTDFISEDLKEALLKLTGPERALIFSRVIDEKSYKELEMIYRVPAATLRKRYERVKNKLMKALEKENSYYKRLEES
- a CDS encoding DUF4179 domain-containing protein; protein product: MKYDSDEQIIKAKLSTIKTPEYDITTEVNRKLKQKSCIINKKKPLRIAIVTCLCLMVSVGALAATVPSFNKIISKVSPDIASILQPIEMTSEDNGIKMEVVAAYNDDEMAVIYLTMQDLIGDRIDESLDLYNYTLSEGVLFNSQIIDYDEETKTATLRLQANGGEKINGKKLSFTVKSFLSGSLVFDEVETGINLTDIEDVSSQTIPLNIEHVSGASGTMFDSWEEQGTIQVLKGDEMNISLPQIDFMHISNIGYIDNKLHIQTKWVGDGIDDHGYFYFTDAENNQLEIHPSTVHFGIDELGKTMDRGDYIEYVFDLEGIDPKEVFLKGYFVSNERYTKGNWKTKFKLQSVNPEKEAECNLDFETWKLDCIQVSQIGVTLLGVGEYDEENSLQVQVNMIDGTEQEIELSTSFSQNEKISLKYLSNGPLDSKMVESVSVNGKLIKFD
- a CDS encoding IS607 family transposase translates to MIKLTIKEASEYLGVAKSTLRRWEDEGKIKPERTAGGHRRYDKSTLISLKNKKENKKLTIGYCRVSSSDQKEDLERQIKTVSDYCSARGYQFKIIKDIGSGLNYNKKGLKELIKLICEREIDRIVINYKDRLIRFGYDIIEQMCDFNGVKIEIINYTEDKTYEEELVEDVLSIITVFSTKLYGSRSHKAKTIQQENKELFK
- a CDS encoding RNA-guided endonuclease InsQ/TnpB family protein; this translates as MNVMIFNRKIEVIFTKQDELILDGQSKICNWLYNYLLEMTIKDYKENNNDKKLLTGRNLRNQVPILKQEFIFLNTVHSSPLKNTAIRLKETYKKFFNNETGYPKFKSWKKHWFSLYYDEPNKGFKLIENKNLQITLGINKENKRIKVIGKLKENLNLRNTDKIKNFRLCKQQGNKFYAIFCIERKDIDKKETNKWIAIDQNHKNFFVAIDNTGVSYEFEKLPQTKYWDKVIDEIKSKRDLCSRKSKLIETETGRSYYLPSKRWTKLNNALDNAYHKRREQIKSSCYSIANWIAKNYDYVAIGDYTPSLNTATYDNMHRSMLNQEIIGEFRNILKWVMERSGKHYSKVDEKDTTKNCCICGNKEKKDPQIREFTCQKCKTKLSRDINSSVNIAKKDKLLSGSDYVDWDLYNSTYTAKWNFKKSKILFTGHTLEKSNIWMN